Within the Pseudomonas mendocina genome, the region CGCAGCAGGTTGAACTGCTCGGCTGGCAGATCAGACCAAGGATGCGCTACAGCGGGCGTTTCGCCTGCAACTGCTTCGGCGTCGGTGGCTTGCGCCTGTGGGGCTGGGTTTTCGCTCATGGGCGTCCTGTGTACTGTTCGGCGGCCTTCGATGCGTTATCGGCCATTTTCCTCAGCACTGGAGCGAATAAAGGCGACGATCCGCTCGCCCAGCGCGCGGGCCAAGGGTAGCTGCGGATCGTCGTAGGACGCTAGCTGTTCGTTCCAGGGCGCCGGTGTGATGCGCATGACATGGTTCATGCCGGGAATCAGTGCCAGCTCGGCATCGGGTTTGGCCTGCTTGAGCACCTCGGCGTTGTCCGGGCTGACCTGGGCATCGTGCGTGCCCTGCACGATCAAGGCGGGAATCTGCAGTGCGGCGAAGTTCGCTGCCGGGTCCTGGCGCAGCAGGCTGATCAGGTAGGGCTGCACGCTGGGGCGATAGATCGCCTGTAGCTCTTTCGGCACCTTCGGCTGCAGCCTGCCGCGAATCAGGTTGGCGAGGATGTGCCGGCTTTCGTCCAGCAACGGCGGCGGTAGGCGCATGGCCAGTTGCATATCCAGCACCTGGCCGATGGGGTAGGCGGGGCCGGCTATCGAAACCAGTGCATCGGCCTGGCTACCGGGCGCGGCCAGGCTGGCAACCAGCGCGCCCTCGCTGTGGCCGATGAGAATCAGCCGATCAAAGCGTGGATCGTCCCGCAGCAGCCTGGCCCAGCCTTCTGCATCGGCTACGTAGTGCTCGACGCTGAGGTCCTTTTCATCCGGCGTGGCGGCCCGGCTGGCGGCCACGCCGCGCTTGTCGTAGCGCAGGCTGGCGATGCCGTTGCGTGCCAGCACCTGAGCCAGCTTCTTCAGTGCGTCGTTATGGCCGCCTTCGGGGTTGTTGCCATCGCGGTCGGTGGGGCCGGAGCCGGCGATCAGCAGCGCCACCGGCACCGGCTTGTCGCTTTGCGGCAGCAGCAGGCTGCCGTACAGGGTGCCCTGGTCGGTATCGAGGCTGATGGGCAGTTGGCGGGTGGTGCTGGCCTGGGCCAGGCCGGTGATCAGGGTGAGGGACAAGAGCAGGGCTCGCAGCATGATGGGGGCAGGGTAGTGGCAGGTTGGCATTGGACGCGTTCGGTTGAACAAGGTTCGGGGTGAACTGCAAGTAGGTGGCAGGTATACTCGCCCACCTTGTGAATCGAGCCTGCGCAGTGTCAGGCCGATGCTGAATCTCGCGGAGCGTCTTCCCATGTCCGGCAATACCTACGGCAAGCTGTTCACCGTCACCACCGCTGGCGAAAGCCATGGCCCGGCGCTGGTCGCCATCGTCGACGGTTGCCCGCCGGGTGTCGAGATTTCTCTGGAAGACCTGCAGCGCGACCTGGATCGCCGCAAGCCGGGCACCAGCCGCCACACTACGCAGCGCCAGGAAGCCGACGAGGTGGAAATCCTCTCCGGGGTGTTCGAGGGCAAGACCACCGGTTGCTCCATCGGCCTGCTGATCCGCAACACCGACCAGAAGTCCAAGGACTACTCGGCGATCAAGGATCTGTTCCGCCCGGCCCATGCCGACTACACCTATCACCACAAGTACGGCATCCGCGACTACCGTGGCGGCGGCCGTAG harbors:
- a CDS encoding alpha/beta hydrolase, encoding MPTCHYPAPIMLRALLLSLTLITGLAQASTTRQLPISLDTDQGTLYGSLLLPQSDKPVPVALLIAGSGPTDRDGNNPEGGHNDALKKLAQVLARNGIASLRYDKRGVAASRAATPDEKDLSVEHYVADAEGWARLLRDDPRFDRLILIGHSEGALVASLAAPGSQADALVSIAGPAYPIGQVLDMQLAMRLPPPLLDESRHILANLIRGRLQPKVPKELQAIYRPSVQPYLISLLRQDPAANFAALQIPALIVQGTHDAQVSPDNAEVLKQAKPDAELALIPGMNHVMRITPAPWNEQLASYDDPQLPLARALGERIVAFIRSSAEENGR